A DNA window from Pedomonas mirosovicensis contains the following coding sequences:
- a CDS encoding alpha/beta fold hydrolase: MRIKSFDGTSLSVKIIGEGRPVVLVHGFLSSGKVNWEDYGTATLLAERGFQVILPDLRGHGGSDVPTEPSAYPPDVLARDLATLIEHLGLADYDLVGYSLGSRTVLRAVVAHGLVPRRLVLAGMGAAGIVDAGPRIDWFVETIRNRETARPLTPEGRVARFLKTTGTNPDAAIYVLQSHVNTPPDVLARLDLPVLVVAGEKDDDNGSAAELAKLIPGARYAAVPGDHMSAITVPEFRMAIADFLSE; encoded by the coding sequence ATGCGTATCAAGAGTTTCGACGGCACCAGCCTCTCGGTCAAGATCATCGGTGAAGGCCGCCCCGTCGTGCTGGTTCACGGTTTCCTGTCGTCGGGCAAGGTGAACTGGGAAGATTACGGCACTGCCACGCTGCTGGCGGAGCGGGGCTTCCAGGTCATCCTGCCGGACCTGCGCGGCCATGGCGGCTCCGACGTGCCGACGGAGCCGTCCGCCTACCCGCCCGACGTGCTGGCGCGGGACCTCGCCACGCTCATTGAGCACCTCGGGCTGGCGGACTACGACCTCGTCGGCTACTCGCTCGGCTCCCGCACGGTGCTGCGGGCGGTTGTCGCCCATGGCCTTGTGCCCCGCCGCCTGGTTCTGGCCGGGATGGGCGCGGCGGGCATCGTGGATGCCGGCCCGCGCATCGACTGGTTTGTCGAGACCATCCGCAACCGCGAGACCGCCAGGCCGCTGACGCCCGAAGGGCGCGTCGCCCGCTTCCTCAAGACCACCGGCACCAACCCGGACGCCGCCATTTACGTGCTGCAAAGCCACGTGAACACGCCCCCTGATGTGCTGGCGCGGCTCGACCTGCCGGTCCTCGTCGTGGCGGGTGAGAAGGACGACGATAACGGCTCCGCCGCCGAACTGGCGAAGCTGATCCCCGGCGCGCGCTATGCGGCGGTGCCGGGCGACCACATGAGCGCCATCACCGTGCCGGAGTTCCGCATGGCAATCGCGGATTTCCTTAGCGAATAG
- a CDS encoding 3-hydroxyacyl-CoA dehydrogenase NAD-binding domain-containing protein, which yields MFDTIKFDVDADGVALLTIDVPGQSMNVITPDFIRDLHACIDRISGEENIKGAVITSGKDSGFMAGADLKWIGGLIASVREEGGANAARIFEQAFTLNAVFRRLETCGKPVAVAINGLALGGGLELSLACHYRVVADNPKIQLGLPEVLVGLLPGAGGSQRLPRLMGIQSALMTMAQGKSLRPAEAKAMNVVNEVAPAEEIVARAKAWVLANPKAVQPWDVKGFKVPGGSGAFNPAVAQLFMGATPMLMKETLGNYNAPKAILSAVYEGTQLPFDRAIRLESKYFTKLLMDPQAGNMIRTLFVNKQAAERGARRPQGIEKLPTKKLGMLGAGLMGAGIAYVSAKAGIEVVLLDRDMASAEKGKDYSRKLVEKDVKRGKLSPEKGEALLARITPTADFEALKGCDLIIEAVFEDRAVKAETTKKTEAVVGAETIFGSNTSTLPIISLAEAWSKQDNFIGIHFFSPVEKMPLVEIITGKNTGPKAIAKALDYVAQIKKTPIVVNDSRGFYTSRCFGTYVMEGYTLVGEGVAPALIENCGRQAGMPVGSLAVGDETAIDLAWKIKKQAMLDMGDAYRPTEGDRVIDRMYELGRYGRKAGKGFYEYPSDGSKKYLWPDIEKEFGRLPEEEQPDPAEVRQRLIYRQLVECARCYEEGVLTTPEDGDIGAIFGWGFAPFTGGPFSMMDTIGIAKVVEELDRLAQQYGERFAPPKLLRDMAARGETFYDGLSAKKAA from the coding sequence ATGTTTGACACGATCAAATTCGACGTGGATGCGGACGGCGTTGCGCTGCTGACCATCGACGTGCCCGGCCAGTCGATGAACGTCATCACGCCGGATTTCATCCGCGATCTGCACGCCTGCATCGACCGGATCAGCGGCGAGGAAAATATCAAGGGCGCGGTCATCACCTCGGGCAAGGACAGCGGCTTCATGGCCGGGGCCGACCTGAAGTGGATCGGCGGCCTTATCGCCAGCGTGCGGGAAGAGGGCGGCGCGAACGCGGCCCGGATTTTCGAGCAGGCCTTCACGTTGAATGCGGTGTTCCGGCGGCTCGAGACCTGCGGCAAGCCGGTGGCGGTTGCCATCAACGGGTTGGCGCTGGGCGGCGGCTTGGAACTCTCGCTCGCCTGCCACTACCGCGTGGTGGCGGATAATCCGAAAATCCAGCTGGGCCTGCCAGAAGTGCTGGTGGGCCTGCTGCCGGGCGCGGGCGGCAGCCAGCGCCTGCCGCGCCTCATGGGTATCCAGTCCGCGCTGATGACCATGGCGCAGGGCAAGAGCCTGCGGCCGGCCGAGGCCAAGGCGATGAACGTCGTCAACGAGGTGGCCCCGGCGGAAGAGATCGTGGCCCGCGCCAAGGCCTGGGTGCTCGCCAACCCGAAGGCGGTGCAGCCGTGGGATGTGAAGGGCTTCAAGGTGCCGGGCGGCTCCGGCGCGTTCAACCCGGCCGTTGCTCAGCTGTTCATGGGGGCCACCCCCATGCTGATGAAGGAAACGCTGGGCAATTACAACGCGCCCAAGGCCATTCTCTCGGCGGTTTACGAAGGCACGCAGCTGCCGTTCGACCGCGCGATCCGACTGGAGAGCAAATATTTCACCAAGCTGCTGATGGACCCGCAGGCGGGCAACATGATCCGCACGCTGTTCGTCAACAAGCAGGCGGCCGAGCGCGGCGCGCGCCGCCCGCAGGGCATCGAGAAACTGCCGACGAAAAAGCTCGGTATGCTGGGCGCGGGGCTGATGGGCGCAGGCATCGCCTATGTGTCGGCGAAGGCAGGCATCGAGGTGGTGCTGCTGGATCGGGACATGGCCAGCGCCGAAAAGGGCAAGGACTACTCCCGCAAGCTGGTGGAAAAGGATGTGAAGCGCGGCAAGCTCAGCCCGGAAAAGGGCGAGGCGCTGCTGGCCCGCATCACGCCGACGGCGGACTTCGAGGCGCTCAAGGGCTGCGATCTCATCATCGAGGCGGTGTTCGAAGACCGCGCGGTGAAGGCCGAGACCACGAAGAAAACCGAAGCCGTGGTGGGGGCGGAGACGATCTTCGGCTCCAACACCTCGACGCTGCCGATCATCTCGCTGGCCGAGGCGTGGAGCAAGCAGGACAATTTCATCGGCATTCACTTCTTCTCGCCGGTTGAGAAAATGCCGCTGGTGGAAATCATCACCGGCAAGAACACCGGTCCTAAGGCCATCGCCAAGGCGCTGGACTATGTGGCGCAGATCAAGAAGACGCCCATCGTCGTCAACGACAGCCGCGGCTTCTACACCTCGCGCTGCTTCGGCACCTATGTGATGGAAGGCTACACGCTGGTGGGCGAGGGCGTCGCGCCCGCACTCATCGAGAACTGCGGGCGGCAGGCGGGGATGCCGGTCGGCTCGCTGGCGGTGGGCGACGAGACCGCCATTGACCTCGCCTGGAAAATCAAGAAGCAGGCGATGCTCGACATGGGCGATGCCTACCGGCCGACCGAAGGCGACCGGGTGATCGACCGCATGTACGAACTTGGCCGCTACGGCCGCAAGGCGGGCAAGGGCTTCTACGAATACCCGAGCGACGGCAGCAAAAAATACTTGTGGCCGGATATCGAGAAGGAATTCGGCCGCCTGCCCGAAGAGGAGCAGCCGGACCCGGCCGAAGTGCGCCAGCGCCTCATCTACCGCCAGCTGGTCGAGTGCGCCCGCTGCTACGAGGAAGGCGTGCTGACGACACCTGAGGACGGCGACATCGGCGCGATTTTCGGCTGGGGCTTCGCGCCCTTCACCGGCGGCCCGTTCAGCATGATGGACACCATCGGCATCGCAAAGGTGGTGGAGGAGCTGGATCGCCTTGCCCAGCAATACGGAGAGCGCTTCGCTCCCCCGAAGCTGCTGCGCGATATGGCAGCGCGCGGCGAGACCTTCTACGACGGGCTCTCGGCCAAAAAGGCGGCGTGA
- a CDS encoding glycosyl transferase has product MNVLALGGSHQFAHFLPAAFELHRRGRTKITVFVNDETDKQTAIALAEQLGLPLPDIVTMSLPAPLARHLPCALQKLARLLLWARRLCDADSLLTAERTSSLLRRLPGHCPLLIHIPHGAGDRAVGFEKRFSLFDHVIVTGAKDRDRLVASGLVSKDRCHIGGPIKIASMIKLRQAAEPLFANDRPVVLYNPHFDPTLSSFNASARSLIEAFRHQDRYNLIVAPHVRLARHWSQAERERWESLSVPGRILVDMGSTRSIDMSYTLAADLYIGDVSSQVYEFLIKPRPCLFINSHDARWEGSEDYAMWRCGEVITPRSDILAAVERSFASHAQYRPVQEARARYALGEIGPNAPEPIAHVATIIERVLLQSADAPITAAS; this is encoded by the coding sequence ATGAATGTTCTGGCCCTGGGCGGCAGCCATCAGTTTGCACACTTTCTCCCGGCGGCCTTTGAGCTACACCGGCGCGGCCGGACGAAGATCACCGTCTTCGTCAACGATGAAACCGATAAACAGACCGCCATTGCTCTGGCCGAGCAGCTGGGCCTGCCATTGCCGGATATTGTCACGATGTCCCTGCCCGCGCCGCTGGCCCGCCACCTGCCATGCGCCTTGCAGAAGCTGGCGCGATTGCTGCTCTGGGCCCGGCGCCTGTGCGATGCCGACAGCCTCCTGACGGCCGAGCGGACCAGTTCGCTGCTACGCCGGCTGCCGGGGCACTGCCCCCTTCTCATCCACATTCCCCACGGCGCAGGCGACAGGGCTGTGGGGTTCGAGAAGCGCTTCTCCCTCTTCGATCATGTCATCGTGACCGGCGCGAAGGACCGCGATCGCCTGGTTGCCAGCGGCCTGGTGTCCAAGGATCGCTGCCATATCGGTGGCCCCATCAAAATCGCCTCGATGATAAAGCTTAGGCAGGCTGCGGAGCCACTGTTTGCCAACGACCGTCCGGTCGTTCTCTACAATCCGCATTTCGATCCGACCCTTAGTTCCTTCAACGCCTCGGCACGGTCGCTGATCGAGGCGTTCAGGCATCAGGATCGCTACAACCTGATCGTCGCTCCCCATGTGCGTCTCGCCCGCCATTGGAGCCAGGCCGAGCGCGAGCGCTGGGAGTCCCTGTCGGTTCCCGGCCGGATTCTGGTGGACATGGGGTCCACGCGCTCGATCGACATGAGCTATACGCTGGCCGCCGATCTCTACATCGGCGATGTCAGCAGCCAGGTTTACGAGTTTCTCATCAAGCCCCGCCCGTGCCTGTTCATCAACTCCCACGATGCTCGGTGGGAAGGCAGCGAGGACTATGCGATGTGGCGGTGCGGCGAGGTTATCACCCCCAGGAGTGATATTCTGGCAGCGGTGGAGCGCAGCTTCGCAAGCCATGCCCAATACCGCCCGGTTCAGGAGGCGCGCGCCCGGTATGCGCTGGGCGAAATCGGCCCGAATGCGCCGGAGCCGATCGCTCATGTCGCAACCATTATCGAGCGCGTGCTGCTGCAAAGCGCCGACGCGCCAATAACAGCCGCATCCTGA
- a CDS encoding GNAT family N-acetyltransferase, giving the protein MLTLVPFTTAHFPLLSAWFESQRDVVQWGGPALTHPLTDDQFEAMLEEGAASPPARLCWMVADDAGFIGHAQLVFDWQNGSARLSRVAIAPDARGRGLAAPMLRLVIDQAFAFAGIERVSLFVYDFNVPAIRTYERLGFRMEGVRLSSARVGDECWNTATMGLPRSAWAEAARKAG; this is encoded by the coding sequence ATGTTGACGCTAGTTCCCTTCACGACCGCCCATTTCCCCCTTCTCTCCGCCTGGTTCGAGAGCCAGAGAGACGTGGTGCAATGGGGCGGCCCTGCCCTGACCCATCCGCTGACGGACGACCAGTTCGAGGCAATGCTTGAGGAAGGCGCCGCCTCTCCCCCGGCGCGCCTGTGCTGGATGGTGGCTGACGACGCCGGTTTCATCGGCCATGCACAGCTCGTGTTCGATTGGCAGAACGGCAGCGCGCGGCTCTCACGGGTCGCAATCGCGCCCGATGCGCGGGGCCGTGGGCTTGCCGCCCCCATGCTGCGCCTCGTCATCGATCAGGCCTTCGCCTTTGCCGGTATCGAGCGGGTCAGCCTCTTCGTCTACGACTTCAATGTCCCCGCGATAAGAACCTACGAGCGGCTGGGCTTCAGGATGGAGGGCGTGCGCCTGTCTTCCGCGCGCGTGGGCGATGAATGCTGGAATACAGCCACCATGGGCCTGCCCCGCAGCGCATGGGCAGAAGCGGCGCGCAAGGCCGGGTAG
- a CDS encoding YbaN family protein yields MRRVYAILGYASLVLAVFGAILPLLPTVPFVILAAFFFAKGNPALERRLLEHPTLGPHIIAWREKGAISRKGKVFALITFAGSAIIGFVTLQPPVAYIPALAALIGGTWVATRPTV; encoded by the coding sequence ATGCGCCGCGTTTACGCCATTCTGGGTTATGCAAGCCTCGTGCTCGCCGTGTTCGGCGCGATCCTGCCGCTGCTGCCAACGGTGCCGTTCGTCATTCTCGCGGCCTTCTTCTTCGCCAAGGGCAACCCGGCGCTGGAGCGCCGCCTGCTGGAGCACCCCACCCTCGGCCCCCACATCATCGCCTGGCGCGAGAAGGGCGCCATCAGCCGCAAGGGCAAGGTCTTTGCGCTCATCACCTTCGCGGGAAGCGCCATCATCGGCTTCGTCACGCTGCAGCCGCCTGTCGCCTACATCCCCGCGCTTGCCGCCCTCATCGGCGGCACTTGGGTTGCCACCCGCCCCACGGTCTGA
- a CDS encoding AraC family transcriptional regulator has protein sequence MPRQPISQSGPDTAQFHRPAFLNGLEAVTVAYRRRDFPVHSHDEYVVGVVVEGAEELLVRGERHIVAAGHTLLLQPGEAHANACVGDGVLRYRVLYIPASCNPALADRPMSFPAPVSRSAALYRGILDVHRSLQRETGRLEQESLLDRLIGILRFGTEDAAKGALPRCSGRIGRTKAFIDRHFAEDFGLDDLAAIAGLSPYHLLRTFKAEVGLTPVAYRLLRRVLNARELLQSTMPIAEVAVASGFADQSHLTRSFQRLMGVSPARYRQQ, from the coding sequence ATGCCGAGACAGCCCATCAGCCAATCCGGACCAGATACGGCCCAGTTCCATCGCCCGGCCTTTCTCAACGGCCTGGAAGCGGTGACCGTGGCCTATCGCCGCCGTGACTTTCCGGTTCACAGCCACGATGAGTACGTCGTCGGCGTCGTTGTGGAGGGAGCGGAGGAACTGCTTGTCCGCGGCGAGCGCCACATCGTCGCGGCCGGGCACACGCTGCTCCTCCAGCCCGGCGAGGCCCATGCGAACGCCTGCGTCGGCGACGGCGTGCTGCGCTATCGGGTGCTTTACATTCCGGCGTCGTGCAACCCGGCGCTGGCGGACCGCCCCATGTCCTTTCCCGCGCCGGTCAGCAGGTCGGCAGCGCTGTATCGGGGAATTCTCGATGTGCATCGCTCGCTCCAGCGGGAAACCGGGCGGCTTGAGCAGGAAAGCCTGCTCGACCGGCTGATCGGGATCCTCCGCTTCGGCACAGAGGACGCGGCGAAGGGCGCGCTCCCCCGATGCAGCGGTCGCATCGGGCGCACGAAGGCGTTCATCGACCGGCACTTCGCGGAGGATTTCGGCCTTGACGACCTGGCGGCGATTGCCGGGCTCAGCCCCTATCATCTGCTGCGTACGTTCAAGGCGGAGGTGGGGTTGACACCCGTCGCCTACCGTCTGCTGCGGCGGGTTCTAAATGCGCGGGAACTTCTCCAGAGCACTATGCCGATCGCTGAAGTCGCAGTCGCATCGGGCTTCGCGGACCAGAGCCACCTCACCCGCAGTTTCCAGCGGCTGATGGGCGTCTCGCCCGCCCGGTATCGGCAGCAATAA
- a CDS encoding superoxide dismutase family protein yields MHTRTIASLALVAAVLGSASAMAKGETATADLRNREGAVVGHAELTQQGEDVVVKGTVKGLPAGVHAFHIHQTGKCEPPFTSAGGHYNPHHKAHGHENPQGSHVGDLMNVEVKSEGAETAFEQTVKAVRLQADQGPAILDADGAAVVFHAKADDYKSDPAGNAGDRLVCGVVEMK; encoded by the coding sequence ATGCATACCCGAACCATTGCTTCGCTCGCCCTGGTTGCCGCCGTTCTGGGCAGCGCCAGCGCCATGGCCAAGGGCGAAACCGCCACGGCGGACCTGCGGAACCGTGAAGGCGCGGTCGTGGGCCATGCCGAACTGACCCAGCAGGGTGAGGACGTGGTGGTAAAGGGCACGGTGAAGGGCCTGCCCGCCGGCGTGCACGCCTTCCATATCCATCAGACCGGCAAGTGCGAGCCGCCGTTCACTTCCGCCGGCGGCCACTACAATCCGCACCACAAGGCCCATGGCCACGAGAACCCGCAAGGGTCGCATGTGGGCGACCTGATGAACGTCGAGGTGAAATCCGAGGGGGCGGAGACCGCCTTCGAGCAGACGGTGAAGGCCGTGCGCCTGCAGGCCGACCAGGGCCCGGCGATTCTCGACGCCGACGGCGCGGCAGTGGTGTTCCACGCCAAGGCGGACGACTACAAGTCCGACCCGGCGGGCAACGCGGGCGACCGCCTGGTCTGCGGCGTGGTCGAGATGAAGTAA
- a CDS encoding group III truncated hemoglobin: MSLSIPARPAPQALSPEDQRARAQIDDALIERLVRGFYDKVRADDLIGPVFEERIEDWEPHLQKMFAFWSSVALGTGRYEGNPMGAHLPLPVDSQHFDRWLALFEETAQEVCPPDVAEYFITRAWRIAASFEMGIYARRGEVLPTRQRPWTPGQSR; this comes from the coding sequence ATGTCCCTTTCCATTCCCGCCCGTCCTGCGCCTCAGGCGCTCAGCCCCGAGGACCAGCGCGCGCGCGCCCAGATCGACGACGCGCTGATCGAACGGCTGGTGCGGGGCTTCTACGATAAGGTGCGGGCCGATGACCTTATCGGCCCGGTGTTCGAGGAGCGCATCGAGGATTGGGAGCCTCACCTCCAGAAGATGTTCGCCTTCTGGTCATCCGTCGCGCTGGGCACGGGACGCTACGAGGGCAACCCCATGGGCGCGCACCTGCCGCTGCCGGTGGACAGCCAGCACTTCGACCGCTGGCTGGCGCTGTTCGAGGAAACGGCGCAGGAGGTCTGCCCCCCGGACGTGGCGGAGTATTTCATCACGCGCGCCTGGCGCATCGCCGCCAGCTTCGAGATGGGCATATACGCGCGGCGGGGCGAGGTGCTGCCCACCCGCCAGCGGCCCTGGACGCCCGGCCAGTCCCGCTAG
- a CDS encoding alpha/beta hydrolase family protein codes for MRKIFALAAGVLACLAHPAVACEPGLYEPADGSIKVAVAPLASGEDRYMLTDGRKGTVGAPDALVRCAAGSLLLQEPGGRQDLLSEVPLRRTATTFSSLGTRLSGVLMEGVNSGAARPLVVMVHGSERTSPRGSVYPLLFLAHGLDVFIYDKRGTGLSEGEYTQNFELLAEDAAAALREAQRLSAGRHARIGFYGGSQGGWIAPLAATRAPADFVAVGFGLVASPIEEDRDQVFTELRERGYDDQVISKARDVTNATAAVMRSHFSNGFEQLADVKRRYADESWFNEIRGEFTGELLRMPEADLRRLGRARFDNVELIWDYDSRPAIRTLKVPLLWVAAEADREAPPAATLSRLQDLHAQGADITVYSFPDTDHGMWEFEEASDGQRTYTRVTDGYFRLIGDWIRGEVNGPYGRGRLRIGSDSDSGR; via the coding sequence ATGAGGAAGATATTTGCCTTGGCGGCGGGCGTGCTGGCGTGCCTCGCCCATCCGGCGGTTGCCTGCGAGCCTGGGCTTTATGAGCCTGCGGACGGCTCCATCAAAGTGGCGGTTGCCCCTCTAGCCTCCGGCGAGGACCGGTACATGCTGACGGACGGGCGCAAGGGTACGGTTGGCGCTCCGGATGCCCTCGTCCGCTGCGCCGCTGGCAGCCTGCTCTTGCAGGAGCCCGGCGGCAGGCAAGATCTTCTGTCGGAGGTGCCACTGAGAAGGACGGCCACCACCTTCAGCAGCCTGGGGACCAGACTGAGCGGCGTGCTGATGGAAGGCGTGAACAGCGGCGCGGCGCGCCCATTGGTGGTGATGGTGCATGGCTCCGAGCGGACCTCGCCTCGGGGGTCCGTCTACCCCCTGCTCTTCCTGGCCCATGGCCTCGATGTCTTTATCTACGACAAGCGCGGCACGGGCCTGTCCGAGGGGGAATACACCCAGAACTTCGAGTTGCTGGCCGAGGACGCCGCCGCCGCATTGAGGGAAGCGCAGCGCCTGTCGGCGGGCCGCCATGCCCGCATCGGCTTCTATGGCGGCAGTCAGGGTGGGTGGATCGCGCCGCTTGCCGCAACGCGTGCCCCGGCCGATTTCGTCGCCGTCGGCTTTGGTCTGGTCGCCAGCCCGATCGAGGAGGATCGCGATCAGGTTTTCACCGAACTGCGCGAACGCGGCTACGACGACCAGGTCATCTCCAAGGCGCGCGATGTCACGAACGCGACCGCCGCCGTGATGCGGTCTCACTTCTCGAACGGTTTCGAGCAGCTTGCCGACGTGAAGCGGCGCTATGCGGACGAGTCCTGGTTCAACGAGATTCGGGGCGAGTTCACCGGTGAGCTTCTCCGGATGCCCGAGGCCGACCTGCGCCGGCTGGGACGCGCCCGCTTCGACAACGTGGAGCTGATTTGGGACTACGATTCCCGCCCGGCCATCCGCACCCTCAAGGTTCCGCTTCTGTGGGTCGCCGCCGAGGCCGACCGGGAGGCCCCGCCCGCGGCCACGCTATCCCGGCTCCAGGACCTGCATGCACAAGGCGCGGATATCACCGTCTACAGCTTCCCGGACACGGACCACGGCATGTGGGAGTTCGAGGAGGCCAGCGATGGCCAGCGCACCTACACGCGCGTCACTGACGGCTATTTCCGGCTCATCGGCGACTGGATACGCGGGGAAGTGAACGGCCCCTACGGGCGCGGGCGCCTCCGCATCGGCAGCGACAGCGACAGCGGGCGTTGA
- a CDS encoding M2 family metallopeptidase, with the protein MRRTATAIALALSLPALAGQAVAQQAPAQQAPAAKPTAADAAAFVAQAEKTFGDLTEYASRIAWLNATYINYDSDWLASKSGAEMTELGVKFAKEAARFNNLQLDYDTRRKLEILKQGLTLAAPSKPGAAQELSEIATRLQSTYGKGRGTLDGKEISGSDIEEQMGLVRDPAKLKEMWVSWHNNVGRPMRQDYARLVEIANEGARELGYADTGAMWRSGYDMKPEEFEKMVDGLWADVKPLYEQLHCYVRAELNEKYGDQVQAKTGPIRADLLGNMWAQEWGNIYEVVAPPNADKGYDLTDRLVAKNYTPVKIMQTAEGFFTSLGFDPLPQTFWERSMIVKPRDREVVCHASAWNVDNKNDLRVKMCTKVNGDDFVTAHHELGHNFYQRAYNQQPLLYMNGANDGFHEAIGDFIALSVTPDYLVKIGLLDKEPDAKGDVGLLMAQALDKVAFLPFGLLVDKWRWKVFSGEVTPANYNAAWTQLREEYQGIVPPAPRSEEDFDPGAKFHVAGNTPYMRYFLARILQFQFHEAACKMAGWKGPLHRCSIYGNKEVGAKLNEMLKMGASKPWPEALKAFTGTSQMSARSMQNYFAPLMAYLKEQNKGRQCGW; encoded by the coding sequence ATGCGTAGAACCGCAACCGCAATTGCCCTGGCGCTGAGCCTTCCGGCCCTGGCTGGCCAGGCCGTGGCGCAACAGGCCCCGGCCCAGCAGGCTCCGGCGGCCAAGCCGACTGCGGCCGACGCCGCCGCCTTCGTGGCGCAGGCCGAGAAGACCTTCGGGGACCTCACCGAATATGCGTCCCGCATCGCCTGGCTGAATGCGACCTACATCAACTACGATTCCGACTGGCTGGCCTCCAAGTCCGGCGCGGAGATGACCGAGCTGGGCGTGAAGTTCGCCAAGGAAGCCGCCCGCTTCAACAACCTGCAGCTGGACTACGACACCCGCCGCAAGCTCGAAATCCTGAAGCAGGGCCTCACCCTGGCTGCTCCCTCCAAGCCGGGCGCGGCGCAGGAGCTGAGCGAGATCGCCACCCGCCTCCAGTCCACCTACGGCAAGGGCCGCGGCACGCTGGACGGCAAGGAGATCTCCGGCTCGGACATCGAGGAGCAGATGGGGCTGGTCCGCGATCCGGCCAAGCTGAAGGAAATGTGGGTCAGCTGGCATAACAACGTCGGCCGCCCGATGCGGCAGGACTACGCCCGCCTGGTCGAGATCGCCAACGAGGGCGCGCGCGAGCTGGGCTATGCCGACACCGGCGCCATGTGGCGCAGCGGCTACGACATGAAGCCGGAAGAGTTCGAGAAGATGGTCGACGGCCTGTGGGCCGACGTGAAGCCGCTCTATGAGCAGCTGCACTGCTACGTCCGCGCCGAACTCAACGAGAAGTACGGCGATCAGGTGCAGGCCAAGACCGGCCCGATCCGCGCCGACCTCCTTGGCAACATGTGGGCGCAGGAGTGGGGCAACATCTACGAAGTGGTGGCCCCGCCGAATGCGGACAAGGGCTATGACCTGACCGACCGCCTGGTCGCCAAGAACTACACGCCCGTCAAGATCATGCAGACCGCCGAGGGCTTCTTCACCTCGCTCGGCTTTGATCCGCTGCCCCAGACCTTCTGGGAGCGCTCGATGATCGTGAAGCCGCGCGACCGCGAGGTGGTGTGCCACGCCAGCGCCTGGAACGTGGACAACAAGAACGACCTGCGCGTGAAGATGTGCACCAAGGTGAACGGCGACGATTTCGTCACCGCCCACCACGAGCTGGGCCACAACTTCTATCAGCGCGCCTACAACCAGCAGCCGCTGCTCTACATGAACGGCGCGAACGACGGCTTCCACGAGGCCATCGGCGACTTCATCGCCCTCTCGGTAACGCCGGACTACCTGGTGAAGATCGGCCTCCTCGACAAGGAGCCGGACGCCAAGGGCGACGTCGGCCTCCTGATGGCCCAGGCGCTGGACAAGGTGGCCTTCCTGCCGTTCGGCCTCCTGGTCGACAAGTGGCGCTGGAAGGTGTTCTCGGGCGAGGTGACCCCGGCCAACTACAACGCGGCCTGGACCCAGCTGCGCGAGGAATACCAGGGCATCGTGCCGCCGGCTCCGCGCAGCGAGGAAGACTTTGATCCGGGCGCGAAGTTCCACGTGGCGGGCAACACGCCCTACATGCGCTACTTCCTCGCCCGCATCCTCCAGTTCCAGTTCCACGAGGCCGCGTGCAAGATGGCCGGCTGGAAGGGCCCGCTCCACCGCTGCTCCATCTACGGCAACAAGGAAGTGGGCGCGAAGCTCAACGAGATGCTGAAGATGGGCGCATCCAAGCCGTGGCCGGAGGCGCTGAAGGCCTTCACCGGCACCAGCCAGATGAGCGCCCGCTCCATGCAGAACTACTTCGCGCCGCTGATGGCGTACCTGAAGGAGCAGAACAAGGGCCGCCAGTGCGGCTGGTAA